Part of the Angustibacter luteus genome, GGCTCAGGTCGGCGGCTACCAGGTGGTCACGGACGCCGCCGGGCTGGCCGCCGCCAAGCCGAACGCGCCGATCCTGGGCACCTTCGCGAAGAACAACATGGACCTGGAGTGGGTCGGCCCGACGCCGACGAAGACCGGGACCGCCCCCTCGCGCTGCGAGGTGAACGCCGCTCGCACCGCCAGCCAGCCGCACCTGGTGGACATGGCGAGCAAGGCGTTGCAGGTGCTGGACCGGCAGACCCGCACCAGCCGCAAGGGCTTCTTCCTGCAGATCGAGGGCGCCTCGATCGACAAGCAGGACCACGCCGCCAACCCGTGCGGTCAGATCGGCGAGACCATCGCGTTCGACGCCGCGGTCAAGAAGGCCCTGGACTACCAGCGCTCGCACCGCGACACGCTCGTCGTGGTCACCGCCGACCACGGCCACACCAGCCAGATCGTGGAGGGCCCGACCGAGGGCGTCACCGCGACGCTGCGCACCAACGAGGGCGGCGACCTGACGATCAGCTACGCCACGGCACCGATCACCGGTTCGCAGCAGCACACCGGCACCGAGGTGCGGATCGCGGCAGGCGGACCGCAGGCGGCGAACGTGCTCGGGGTCACCGACCAGACCGAGCTGTTCTTCACCATGCGCCGGGCCCTCGGCCTGGGCTGATCGATCAGGCGGAGATCCGGTTCCGACCGGAGACCTTGGCCCGGTAGAGCGCCTCGTCCGCCCGGGCCAGGCAGCCCGCCAACGGCTCGACCCCGTCCCAGGTGGCCAGACCGAACGAGCAGGTCTGGCCGCCTGGGACGTTGCGGCGCAGGCGGTCCAGGGCGATCCGGGCCTCGTCGGAGTTGCTGCCGGGCAGCGCGATCGCGAACTCCTCGCCGCCCCAGCGGGCGACCAGGTCGATCTCGCGCAGCGACGACGTGGTGCGCTCGGCGAACTCGCGCAGCAGCTCGTCCCCGGCGTCGTGGCCATGGGTGTCGTTGTACTTCTTGAAGTGGTCCAGGTCGGCGACCGCGAGGGTCAACGACTCCCCGGTCCGCCGGACCCGCGCGGTGAGTGCGTCGAGTCGCTCGTACCAGCCCCGCCGGTTCACCAGCCCGGTCAGCGGGTCCGTGGTGGCGAGCGCCTGCAGCTGCTGGCGCAGCATGGCACCGGTCAGTGCAGCGCCGGTCTCGGCGGCGAGGGTGGCGACCAGGGACGCGATCCGCGGGTCCAGTGACTCCGCCGGCTCGAGCCAGCCGATGAGCAGGATGGCCACCGTCTTGCCGTTGGCGATCACCGGCTCGCACAGGACGGCGCGCGTGTTGGACAGCTCGGACAGCGCCTTGCTGGCGGGCGAGAAGGCTCGGGCGTCCCCGATGAAGGCCGACTCACCGGTGCCGAAGACGAGTCCGGTCAGCGTGCCCTGACCCGTCGGGGTGCGGACGCCCATCGTGTCGATGCCCTCGCAGGCGGTGACGACGAGCTCGTCGCCGTCCGGCTCGACCAGCGCCACCGAGCCGGCGCCGACGAGGTCGCGCACGGCAGAGACCACCACGGGCCGCGGATCGGTGCCGGCCTGGGCGCAGCGGGCGACCTGCGCGACGGCGGTCAGGGTCTCGCGGGAGTCGCGCAGCTCCAGCTCGCTCTGCTTGCGCTCGGTCACGTCCTGGATGTGCGCGAGGGTCCAGTCCTGGCCCTCGGGGCCGTCGACCCTGGTCACGCTGAGCCAGACCCAGCGGATCTCGCCGCTCGGCCGGACGTAGCGCTTCTCCACGTGCACGGGCGCGCCGTTCGCATCGGCCAGCATGGTCCGCGCGCTGCGGTGGGCGCCGGCGTCGTCCGGGTGCGTGAAGGGCAGGGACGACGAGCCGCGGATCTGCGACTCGGAGCGGCCCAGCAGCCGGCAGAGCGCGTCGTTGGCCGCCACGAACAGCCCGTGCTCGTCGGACAGCCCGATGCCCACCGGCGAGTCCTCGAACATGCTCCGGAACCGGGCCTCGGACAGCGCGAGCCGCTCCTGGGTGCGGCTCAGCGCGGCCTGCTGCGCTCGCTCCTCGGTCACGTCGGCCATGGCCACGACCGCACCCAGCGCCGTCCCGTCCGGGGCGGTCAGGGCGCGACCGAAGCACAGCGCGCGGGTCGCCTTGCCACCCACGGGCGCGATCACGATCTCGATGTTCTCGACGTGGCCGTCCTCCAGGGCACGCATCAGCGGCACCTGGTCCAGCCTGAGCGGCGTCCGGCCGTCCACGTCGAACAGGTCGTAGCGCCGGGGCCACTCGTGCG contains:
- a CDS encoding diguanylate cyclase; its protein translation is MGDERERARLAALEGYGLLSDVPLAAGSWPELDAVLRLAVQVSGLPNATLNLIDADHQRQLATVGFVGCDSAREHSMCGQHFLSGRPVVVPDATRDPAYAANPWVTGELGDVRLYVSIPLVTADQHVLGTLCAFDSEPGHPDEHLVASLRDVATVVLGLFEQRRAARHSADLARQAQDQQVLAQLAARELETRQELLDAVLGSVAVGIVACDQDGRLTVFNEAAREWHGTEVLDDVPPHEWPRRYDLFDVDGRTPLRLDQVPLMRALEDGHVENIEIVIAPVGGKATRALCFGRALTAPDGTALGAVVAMADVTEERAQQAALSRTQERLALSEARFRSMFEDSPVGIGLSDEHGLFVAANDALCRLLGRSESQIRGSSSLPFTHPDDAGAHRSARTMLADANGAPVHVEKRYVRPSGEIRWVWLSVTRVDGPEGQDWTLAHIQDVTERKQSELELRDSRETLTAVAQVARCAQAGTDPRPVVVSAVRDLVGAGSVALVEPDGDELVVTACEGIDTMGVRTPTGQGTLTGLVFGTGESAFIGDARAFSPASKALSELSNTRAVLCEPVIANGKTVAILLIGWLEPAESLDPRIASLVATLAAETGAALTGAMLRQQLQALATTDPLTGLVNRRGWYERLDALTARVRRTGESLTLAVADLDHFKKYNDTHGHDAGDELLREFAERTTSSLREIDLVARWGGEEFAIALPGSNSDEARIALDRLRRNVPGGQTCSFGLATWDGVEPLAGCLARADEALYRAKVSGRNRISA